Proteins from a single region of Allocatelliglobosispora scoriae:
- a CDS encoding DNA-3-methyladenine glycosylase → MELPWLSAPAADVPATARTLLGYTLAAEGVRIRITEVEAYAGTGEDPASHAHRGPTPRSAVMFGPAGHAYTYFIFGVHWCLNIVCGREGEAAAVLVRAGAVVEGVELARARRGGVRDRDLARGPANLVVALGIGPSANGTSLIDGSGPIVLAPPPSPVDPASIEAGPRVGVAAAHDVPWRFWIGGDPTVSAYRRHVPRRRT, encoded by the coding sequence ATGGAGCTACCGTGGCTGTCCGCGCCCGCCGCCGACGTCCCCGCGACCGCCCGGACACTGCTCGGTTACACGCTCGCCGCCGAGGGGGTCCGGATCCGGATCACCGAGGTGGAGGCCTACGCGGGGACGGGGGAGGATCCCGCCTCGCACGCCCATCGGGGACCCACGCCGCGCAGCGCCGTCATGTTCGGCCCGGCCGGGCACGCCTACACCTACTTCATCTTCGGCGTGCACTGGTGCCTCAACATCGTCTGCGGACGGGAGGGTGAGGCGGCGGCGGTGCTGGTCCGGGCCGGTGCGGTCGTCGAGGGCGTGGAGCTGGCCCGGGCCCGGCGCGGCGGGGTGCGCGACCGCGACCTCGCCCGCGGACCCGCCAACCTGGTCGTGGCGCTGGGGATCGGCCCGTCCGCCAACGGCACGTCGCTGATCGACGGCAGCGGACCGATCGTGCTGGCGCCGCCACCGTCCCCCGTGGATCCCGCGTCGATCGAGGCGGGCCCGCGAGTCGGCGTCGCCGCAGCCCACGACGTGCCGTGGCGGTTCTGGATCGGCGGCGACCCGACGGTGAGCGCCTACCGCCGGCACGTGCCGCGACGCCGGACATAG
- a CDS encoding GNAT family N-acetyltransferase, which yields MTVIRPVRPDEITTFTDLAAATEERNLAARAAVEDLFAKTTSRPEWCFVADDGGQTVASVCLWTRPGHDVPTDLVMLEAGPDETGLALVAFAGEFAAAHGATRQGYALDFPAAPAQHHATVEGRDALLTASGFHLARDGMRFRWTSDREVPADRSGLRWVPITETGRDAFVDLLETVIVDTPDGWISADIAEHGLRKAAETVLADMEEMRHEPHWFEIGYDEAGLPAAVSMPAANSNVSVLGFVGVAQGHRGRGYATAVAARGTGILAATGVDEIRGDCDKGNPAMVRAFLRSGYDNFTNRRDYTRAL from the coding sequence GTGACCGTTATCCGACCTGTCCGCCCCGACGAGATCACCACCTTCACCGACCTGGCCGCCGCCACCGAGGAACGCAACCTCGCCGCGCGCGCCGCGGTGGAGGACCTCTTCGCCAAGACCACCAGTCGGCCCGAGTGGTGCTTCGTCGCCGACGACGGCGGGCAGACCGTCGCGAGCGTCTGCCTGTGGACCAGGCCCGGCCATGACGTGCCGACGGACCTCGTGATGCTGGAGGCCGGTCCCGACGAGACCGGTCTGGCGCTCGTCGCCTTCGCGGGCGAGTTCGCCGCCGCGCACGGCGCCACCCGGCAGGGCTACGCGCTCGACTTCCCGGCAGCACCGGCCCAGCACCACGCCACCGTCGAAGGCCGCGACGCGCTGCTCACCGCGTCCGGCTTCCACCTCGCCCGCGACGGCATGCGCTTCCGCTGGACCAGCGACCGCGAGGTGCCCGCGGACAGGTCCGGGCTGCGCTGGGTGCCGATCACCGAGACCGGCCGGGACGCCTTCGTCGACCTGCTGGAGACGGTGATCGTCGACACCCCCGACGGCTGGATCAGCGCCGACATCGCCGAGCACGGCCTGCGCAAGGCCGCCGAGACGGTCCTCGCCGACATGGAGGAGATGCGGCACGAGCCGCACTGGTTCGAGATCGGCTATGACGAGGCCGGGCTGCCGGCGGCGGTGAGCATGCCCGCGGCCAACTCCAACGTCTCCGTGCTCGGTTTCGTCGGGGTCGCCCAGGGGCATCGCGGGCGCGGCTACGCCACCGCGGTCGCCGCCCGCGGCACCGGGATCCTCGCCGCGACCGGGGTCGACGAGATCCGGGGCGACTGCGACAAGGGCAACCCGGCCATGGTGCGGGCGTTCCTGCGCAGCGGCTATGACAACTTCACCAACCGCCGGGACTACACCCGCGCGCTGTAA
- the tyrS gene encoding tyrosine--tRNA ligase codes for MRNNRHVTHILDDLAWRGLLQDSTGLDDLRKRFDEGPVRFYVGFDPTGASLHLGHMVQALTARRLQLAGHRPLLLVGGATGQIGDPREVGERILNSTEVVAEWVNRIREQLRPFVTYEGDSAAELVNNLDWTAPMSAIEFLRDVGKHFPVSKMLARDVVKARLETGISFTEFAYQLLQSHDYFELNQRYGCELQFGGSDQWGNITAGVDYVRRRGAGPVHAFTTPLVTKADGTKFGKTEGASIWLDPALTSPYAFYQFWINTDDRDVHRYLKYFSFRDRAELEALEAASAERPAAREAQRALAEELTTLLHGKDECAQALAASQALFGRGSLDELSASTLAAALSEAGLTQITSLPTVAELFRDAGLASGLGDARRTIGEGGAYVNNERVTDGDAVVDAATLLHGRYLVLRKGRKNFAGVELQK; via the coding sequence ATGCGGAACAATCGGCACGTGACTCATATCCTCGACGATCTGGCCTGGCGTGGTCTGCTGCAGGACTCGACCGGCCTCGACGACCTTCGCAAGCGGTTCGACGAGGGACCGGTCCGGTTCTATGTCGGCTTCGACCCGACCGGGGCCAGCCTGCACCTCGGCCACATGGTCCAGGCGCTCACCGCGCGGCGCCTCCAGCTCGCCGGGCACCGCCCGCTGCTGCTCGTCGGCGGCGCCACCGGCCAGATCGGCGATCCGCGCGAGGTGGGGGAGCGCATCCTCAACTCCACCGAGGTCGTCGCCGAGTGGGTCAACCGCATCCGCGAGCAGCTCCGCCCGTTCGTCACCTACGAGGGCGACAGCGCCGCGGAGCTCGTCAACAACCTCGACTGGACCGCGCCGATGTCGGCGATCGAATTCCTCCGCGACGTCGGCAAGCACTTCCCGGTGAGCAAGATGCTCGCCCGTGACGTGGTCAAGGCGCGGCTGGAGACCGGGATCAGCTTCACGGAGTTCGCCTACCAGCTGCTCCAGTCGCACGACTACTTCGAGCTCAACCAGCGCTACGGCTGCGAGCTGCAGTTCGGCGGCTCCGACCAGTGGGGCAACATCACCGCCGGTGTCGACTACGTCCGCCGCCGGGGAGCCGGGCCCGTCCACGCCTTCACCACCCCGCTGGTGACGAAGGCCGACGGCACCAAGTTCGGCAAGACCGAGGGCGCCTCGATCTGGCTCGACCCCGCGCTGACCAGCCCTTACGCGTTCTACCAGTTCTGGATCAACACCGATGACCGCGACGTCCACCGCTACCTGAAGTACTTCAGCTTCCGCGACCGCGCGGAGCTCGAGGCGCTGGAGGCGGCGAGTGCGGAGCGCCCGGCGGCCCGGGAGGCGCAGCGTGCGCTCGCGGAGGAGCTGACGACGCTGCTGCACGGCAAGGACGAGTGCGCGCAGGCGCTAGCCGCCTCGCAGGCCCTCTTCGGCCGGGGGTCGCTCGACGAGCTCTCCGCGTCGACGCTGGCTGCGGCGCTCAGCGAGGCGGGGCTCACGCAGATCACGAGCCTGCCCACGGTGGCGGAGCTCTTCCGCGACGCCGGACTGGCGTCCGGGCTCGGCGACGCGCGGCGGACGATCGGTGAGGGCGGTGCCTACGTCAACAACGAGCGCGTGACAGACGGTGACGCTGTGGTCGACGCGGCGACGCTGCTCCACGGTCGATACCTCGTCCTGCGCAAGGGTCGGAAGAACTTCGCAGGCGTTGAGCTGCAAAAATAG
- the argH gene encoding argininosuccinate lyase: MKLWGGRFAGGPAEALARLSVSVHFDWRLAPYDLLASKAHARVLANAGLLDPEELGEMLAALDDLAIAVETGQFRPTVEDEDVHTALERGLLERLGTLGGKLRAGRSRNDQVATDLRLYLRDHARRLAGQIGELAEALTEQAARHVDTPAPGMTHLQHAQPVVFGHQLLAHVQPLLRDLDRLRDWDARTAVSPLGSGALAGSSLPLDPVAVAKELGFDSAAPNSMDAVADRDFVAEFLFVTALLGVHLSRLGEEVVLWTSQEFGWVVLDDAFTTGSSIMPQKKNADIAELARGKAGRLIGGLVTVLTMLKGLPLAYDRDMQEDKEPVFDALDTLELVLPALAGMISTMTVRVDVLAASAPIGFSLATEVADWLVRKGVPFREAHEITGQLVALCAVRECELHEVSDDELATVSEHLDPSVRQVLSVRSALSARITPGSTGPGPVADQLAAVTESLIGWHRWATATVVPR; encoded by the coding sequence ATGAAGCTCTGGGGTGGACGGTTCGCCGGCGGACCCGCCGAGGCACTGGCCCGGCTCAGCGTCAGCGTGCACTTCGACTGGCGGCTCGCGCCCTATGACCTGCTCGCGAGCAAGGCCCACGCGCGGGTGCTCGCCAACGCGGGCCTGCTCGACCCCGAGGAGCTCGGCGAGATGCTCGCCGCCCTCGACGACCTCGCCATCGCGGTGGAGACCGGCCAGTTCCGGCCGACCGTCGAGGACGAGGACGTGCACACCGCTCTCGAACGCGGCCTGCTGGAGCGCCTGGGCACCCTCGGCGGCAAGCTGCGTGCCGGGCGGTCCCGCAACGACCAGGTCGCCACGGACCTGCGCCTCTACCTGCGCGATCACGCACGGCGGCTGGCCGGGCAGATCGGCGAGCTCGCCGAGGCGCTGACCGAGCAGGCGGCCCGCCACGTCGACACCCCGGCGCCGGGCATGACGCACCTGCAGCACGCCCAACCCGTCGTCTTCGGCCATCAGCTGCTGGCGCACGTACAACCGCTGCTGCGCGACCTGGACCGGCTGCGCGACTGGGACGCCCGGACGGCCGTGAGCCCGCTCGGCTCGGGGGCCCTGGCCGGGTCGAGCCTGCCGCTGGACCCGGTCGCCGTCGCCAAGGAGCTGGGGTTCGACTCGGCCGCGCCCAACTCGATGGACGCCGTCGCCGACCGCGACTTCGTCGCGGAGTTCCTCTTCGTCACCGCGCTGCTCGGCGTGCACCTGTCCCGCCTCGGCGAGGAGGTCGTGCTCTGGACCTCGCAGGAGTTCGGCTGGGTCGTGCTCGACGACGCCTTCACCACCGGTTCGTCGATCATGCCGCAGAAGAAGAACGCCGACATCGCCGAGCTCGCCCGCGGCAAGGCCGGCCGGCTCATCGGCGGCCTCGTCACGGTGCTGACGATGCTCAAGGGCCTGCCGCTCGCCTACGACCGGGACATGCAGGAGGACAAGGAGCCCGTCTTCGACGCGCTCGACACCCTCGAACTGGTGCTGCCCGCGCTCGCCGGCATGATCTCGACGATGACGGTCCGGGTCGACGTGCTCGCCGCGAGCGCCCCGATCGGCTTCTCCCTCGCCACCGAGGTCGCGGACTGGCTGGTCCGCAAGGGGGTGCCGTTCCGGGAGGCGCACGAGATCACCGGTCAGCTGGTGGCGCTCTGCGCCGTCCGCGAATGCGAGCTGCACGAGGTGTCCGACGACGAACTCGCCACCGTCAGCGAGCACCTGGACCCGAGCGTGCGCCAGGTCCTCTCGGTGCGCTCCGCCCTGTCGGCCCGGATCACGCCCGGCTCCACGGGCCCCGGCCCGGTCGCCGACCAGCTCGCCGCGGTCACCGAGAGCCTCATCGGCTGGCATCGCTGGGCGACGGCGACCGTGGTGCCGCGCTGA
- a CDS encoding DUF2207 family protein produces the protein MLSSLPPRLAALALVGGSVVLWLLATVIVKLIVRPPRRAPKPVPATPDLRDEPPAVVNLLLHRGTVTADAARATVLDLAARRILELHQPGNDPGQTTVSVRDQQPRGLLSFESRVLDRVKAAAGEGRVLLSELSRRHASEGVRWGKQFQHEVLKHAKHLGLVAKPLEEAGGPLVFLILFSGVLGCVAGTGVWGAVFGDQGGEPSNWSMIALLGTYAVVLLAFVVGGFAIVDGYRETKAGLAVIAHWSGVAAWLRGHEAFADLPPAGVTVWDRYLAHGVALGTNPRAGERIDLGVGREDLVWAVRDGHRRQVRVIYPRFVTRYGRRPTTIIVLSLLRIIICVAVLILLPPLPDVVRWTVVVIAAVIAAAALYRSVRALGDLISPVTVTGEVLSRSLVIAYQDVPARFVYLVVDDGRSDPLRAWIGRLSEISFSEAMAYGRSVQGGEAEEAMKVMPGRPTTLADCVPGMTVRLHGHAYARRIVDLEIV, from the coding sequence ATGCTGAGTTCCCTGCCGCCCCGCCTCGCCGCACTCGCCCTGGTCGGCGGATCGGTGGTGCTGTGGCTGCTCGCCACCGTCATCGTCAAGCTCATCGTGCGGCCGCCGCGCCGGGCGCCGAAGCCCGTCCCGGCGACCCCGGATCTGCGCGACGAGCCACCCGCCGTGGTCAACCTGCTCCTGCACCGGGGCACGGTCACCGCCGACGCGGCCCGGGCGACCGTCCTCGACCTCGCCGCGCGGCGCATCCTGGAGCTCCACCAGCCCGGCAACGATCCCGGCCAGACCACCGTCTCGGTCCGCGACCAGCAGCCGCGCGGACTGCTCAGCTTCGAGTCCCGCGTCCTGGACCGGGTGAAGGCCGCTGCCGGTGAGGGACGGGTGCTCCTCTCCGAGCTGTCCCGGCGGCACGCGAGCGAGGGCGTGCGCTGGGGCAAGCAGTTCCAGCACGAGGTCCTCAAGCACGCCAAGCACCTCGGCCTCGTCGCGAAACCGCTGGAGGAGGCGGGCGGCCCGCTCGTCTTCCTGATCCTCTTCAGCGGCGTGCTCGGCTGCGTCGCCGGCACCGGCGTCTGGGGCGCCGTCTTCGGCGACCAGGGCGGCGAGCCGAGCAACTGGTCGATGATCGCGCTGCTGGGGACCTACGCGGTGGTTTTGCTGGCGTTCGTCGTCGGCGGCTTCGCGATCGTCGACGGTTACCGCGAGACGAAGGCCGGGCTCGCCGTGATCGCGCACTGGTCCGGGGTCGCGGCCTGGCTGCGCGGGCACGAGGCCTTCGCCGACCTCCCACCCGCCGGTGTCACCGTCTGGGACCGCTACCTGGCGCACGGCGTCGCGCTCGGCACGAATCCGCGGGCCGGCGAGCGCATCGATCTCGGCGTCGGCCGGGAGGACCTGGTGTGGGCGGTCCGCGACGGCCACCGGCGCCAGGTTCGCGTGATCTACCCGCGCTTCGTCACCCGCTACGGCCGCCGACCGACCACGATCATCGTCCTGTCGCTGTTACGGATCATCATCTGCGTCGCCGTGCTCATCCTGCTCCCGCCGCTGCCGGACGTGGTCCGCTGGACGGTGGTGGTCATCGCAGCCGTGATCGCGGCCGCCGCGCTCTACCGTTCGGTGCGGGCCCTGGGCGACCTGATCTCCCCGGTGACCGTGACGGGGGAGGTGCTCAGCCGCTCGCTCGTCATCGCCTACCAGGACGTCCCGGCCCGCTTCGTCTACCTCGTCGTCGACGACGGCCGCTCCGACCCGCTGCGGGCGTGGATCGGCCGCCTCAGCGAGATCAGTTTCAGCGAGGCGATGGCATACGGCCGCAGCGTGCAGGGCGGCGAGGCCGAGGAGGCGATGAAGGTGATGCCGGGTCGGCCGACGACCCTCGCCGACTGCGTGCCGGGGATGACCGTCCGCCTGCACGGCCACGCCTATGCCCGGCGCATCGTCGATCTGGAGATCGTCTGA
- a CDS encoding DMT family transporter — protein sequence MIASIALGLLAALLFATAGALQHSVTRRVALARPPGHGAGWLPVLGLLGRVLRSPVWLAGLACNVLGFAAHATALHLGSITIVQALLAVQLMFALPLATARTGSAPLARDWIGTICVCAGIGALVATRGSVPQTVERATAAPVLALAAVLLMTGLVAVARTRRHSPTRTALVGVAAGTGFSVTAAFTVIVTDDLARGMLLHWPLACLGLAGLIAALLVQEAFASGSFPTALTAMTIADPVMSWVWGAVLFDARPPASPAALAGLAASGWLIAVGVALLAYSPTVLDVLQQPVSAAPRSPSPSDASR from the coding sequence GTGATCGCAAGCATCGCGCTGGGACTGCTGGCGGCCCTGCTCTTCGCCACCGCCGGTGCCCTGCAGCACTCGGTCACCCGCCGGGTCGCCCTCGCCCGGCCGCCCGGGCACGGCGCGGGGTGGCTGCCGGTGCTGGGGCTGCTCGGACGGGTGCTGCGCAGCCCGGTCTGGCTCGCCGGGCTCGCCTGCAACGTGCTCGGATTCGCAGCCCACGCGACCGCGCTGCACCTCGGGTCCATCACGATCGTGCAGGCGCTGCTCGCCGTACAACTCATGTTTGCGCTGCCGCTCGCGACGGCCCGGACGGGCAGCGCACCGCTCGCCCGCGACTGGATCGGGACGATCTGCGTCTGTGCCGGGATCGGCGCGCTCGTCGCCACGCGCGGCAGCGTGCCGCAGACGGTGGAGCGGGCGACCGCAGCGCCCGTGCTGGCGCTCGCGGCCGTGCTGCTGATGACCGGGCTCGTCGCGGTGGCGCGGACCCGGCGGCACTCGCCGACCCGGACCGCGCTCGTCGGGGTCGCGGCGGGGACGGGGTTCAGCGTCACGGCGGCCTTCACCGTCATCGTCACCGACGACCTGGCGCGAGGGATGCTGCTGCACTGGCCCCTGGCGTGCCTCGGGCTCGCCGGGCTGATCGCGGCGCTGCTGGTGCAGGAGGCGTTCGCCAGCGGTTCGTTCCCGACGGCGCTGACCGCGATGACCATCGCCGATCCGGTGATGAGCTGGGTCTGGGGCGCCGTGCTCTTCGACGCCCGGCCGCCGGCGAGCCCGGCCGCGCTCGCGGGGCTCGCCGCGTCGGGCTGGTTGATCGCGGTCGGGGTGGCACTGCTCGCCTACTCCCCGACCGTCCTCGATGTGCTCCAGCAGCCGGTCAGCGCGGCACCACGGTCGCCGTCGCCCAGCGATGCCAGCCGATGA
- a CDS encoding arginine repressor, whose translation MTAPLTRTARHARIVELIRDRQVKSQTELAEILSSDGVQVTQATLSRDLEELGAVKVRGRDGGSAVYLIPEDGNRALRPAEQAPARLVRLLRELLAGTDHSGNIAVLRTPPGAAHYLASAIDRSGLPDVAGTIAGDDTIFVVARTPTGGEVLAARLSSWAGTDAEESSADADGPAA comes from the coding sequence ATGACCGCCCCGCTCACCCGTACCGCCCGCCACGCCCGCATCGTGGAGCTGATCCGCGACCGGCAGGTGAAGTCCCAGACCGAGCTCGCCGAGATCCTCTCCTCGGACGGGGTCCAGGTCACCCAGGCCACGCTCTCGCGGGACCTGGAGGAGCTCGGCGCGGTGAAGGTACGGGGACGCGACGGCGGTTCGGCGGTCTACCTCATCCCCGAGGACGGCAACCGGGCCCTGCGCCCGGCCGAGCAGGCACCGGCCCGGCTGGTCCGGCTCCTGCGGGAGCTGCTCGCGGGGACCGACCACAGCGGAAACATCGCGGTCCTGCGCACACCGCCGGGGGCCGCGCACTACCTCGCCAGCGCTATCGACCGCAGCGGCCTGCCCGACGTCGCGGGCACGATCGCGGGCGACGACACGATCTTCGTGGTGGCCCGGACGCCGACCGGTGGCGAGGTCCTCGCCGCCCGGCTGTCCAGCTGGGCCGGCACCGATGCGGAAGAGTCGTCGGCGGATGCCGACGGACCGGCAGCATGA
- a CDS encoding acetylornithine transaminase, with product MTTLRDRWQHSLMDNYGTPPLALVAGEGSVVTDADGKSYVDFLAGIAVNALGHGHPAVVKAVSEQIGKLGHVSNLYLAEPPIALAELLLALSGRAGRVFFSNSGAEANEAAFKLSRLTGRTHVVAARGAFHGRTMGALALTGQPSKTDPFRPLPGDVTHVEYGDITALAAAITTDTAMLILEPVMGEGGVVTPPPGYLAAARELTARRGALLVLDEVQTGVGRTGHWFAHQADGVTPDVITLAKGLGGGLPIGATIAFDRAAELFTPGSHGTTFGGNPISCAAALAVLRTIASEGLLDHVKRTGERLREGIEALGHPLVSHVRGAGLLLGVVLTVPAAPGLAAALRDAGFLVNAAQPDVMRLAPPLIITAEQVDALLAALPAALDSAGASL from the coding sequence ATGACCACCCTGCGGGACCGCTGGCAGCACTCCCTGATGGACAACTACGGCACACCGCCGCTGGCGCTCGTCGCGGGCGAAGGGTCGGTCGTCACCGACGCCGACGGCAAGTCCTACGTGGACTTCCTCGCCGGGATCGCGGTCAACGCCCTCGGCCACGGCCACCCCGCCGTCGTCAAGGCAGTCTCCGAGCAGATCGGCAAGCTCGGCCACGTCTCCAACCTCTACCTCGCCGAGCCGCCGATCGCGCTCGCCGAGCTGCTGCTCGCGCTCTCCGGCCGGGCCGGACGGGTCTTCTTCAGCAACTCCGGCGCCGAGGCGAACGAGGCCGCGTTCAAGCTCTCCCGGCTCACCGGCCGCACCCACGTCGTCGCCGCGCGCGGCGCCTTCCACGGCCGCACCATGGGCGCGCTCGCCCTCACCGGCCAGCCGTCGAAGACCGATCCCTTCCGGCCGCTGCCGGGCGACGTGACCCACGTGGAGTACGGGGACATCACCGCCCTGGCCGCCGCGATCACCACCGACACCGCGATGCTGATCCTCGAACCCGTCATGGGCGAGGGCGGCGTCGTGACCCCGCCGCCCGGCTACCTCGCCGCGGCTCGGGAGCTGACCGCGCGGCGAGGTGCGCTGCTCGTCCTCGACGAGGTGCAGACCGGTGTCGGCCGGACCGGCCACTGGTTCGCCCACCAGGCCGACGGCGTCACGCCCGACGTGATCACCCTCGCCAAGGGCCTCGGCGGCGGCCTGCCGATCGGCGCCACGATCGCCTTCGACCGCGCCGCCGAGCTCTTCACCCCGGGCAGCCACGGCACCACCTTCGGCGGCAACCCGATCTCCTGCGCCGCCGCCCTCGCCGTCCTGCGGACCATCGCGTCGGAGGGGCTCCTCGACCACGTGAAGCGGACCGGCGAGCGGCTGCGCGAGGGCATCGAGGCCCTCGGCCACCCGCTCGTCAGCCACGTCCGGGGCGCCGGGCTGCTGCTCGGCGTCGTGCTCACCGTACCGGCCGCACCGGGGCTCGCCGCAGCGCTGCGCGACGCCGGTTTCCTCGTCAACGCGGCCCAGCCCGACGTGATGCGCCTGGCCCCGCCCCTCATCATCACCGCCGAGCAGGTGGACGCGCTGCTCGCGGCCCTGCCGGCGGCGCTGGATTCCGCTGGAGCATCCCTGTGA
- the argF gene encoding ornithine carbamoyltransferase, translating into MIKHFLRDDDLSPAEQDAVLSLAIEMKADRFAHRPLAGPHSVAVIFDKPSLRTRLSFEAGIADLGGNAIIVDSAGTHFGRGEALPDAAKVLSRYCSAIVFRTFGDERMEQLAAGADVPVINALTDGLHPCQLLADLMTVRERFGSLAGRTVGYVGDAANNMSHSWLLAGATAGMHVRVAGPAGFDPDPAIVERASKIASGTGGSVTVLRSPQEAVAGAQVVVTDAWTSMGQENDGLDRLGPFWPYQVNTALLGEADPAAIVLHCLPAHRGEEITDEVFDGPASALFDEAENRLHAQKALLTYLLTVSETSS; encoded by the coding sequence GTGATCAAGCACTTCCTGCGTGACGACGACCTGTCCCCGGCCGAGCAGGACGCGGTGCTCTCGCTGGCGATCGAGATGAAGGCGGACCGGTTCGCCCACCGGCCGCTCGCCGGGCCGCACTCGGTCGCGGTCATCTTCGACAAGCCGTCGCTGCGGACCCGGCTCTCCTTCGAGGCGGGCATCGCCGACCTCGGCGGCAACGCGATCATCGTGGACAGCGCCGGCACTCACTTCGGCCGCGGCGAAGCCCTCCCGGACGCCGCGAAGGTGCTGTCGCGCTACTGCTCGGCGATCGTCTTCCGGACCTTCGGCGACGAGCGGATGGAGCAGCTCGCCGCCGGAGCCGACGTACCGGTGATCAACGCGTTGACCGACGGGCTGCACCCGTGCCAGCTCCTCGCCGACCTGATGACGGTCCGCGAGCGCTTCGGCAGCCTGGCCGGCCGCACCGTCGGCTATGTCGGTGACGCCGCCAACAACATGTCCCACTCCTGGCTGCTCGCGGGTGCCACCGCCGGGATGCACGTGCGGGTCGCCGGACCGGCCGGGTTCGACCCGGACCCGGCGATCGTCGAGCGCGCCTCGAAGATCGCCTCCGGGACCGGCGGCTCGGTCACGGTGCTGCGCTCGCCGCAGGAGGCGGTCGCGGGTGCGCAGGTCGTCGTCACCGACGCCTGGACCTCGATGGGCCAGGAGAACGACGGGCTGGACCGGCTCGGCCCGTTCTGGCCCTACCAGGTCAACACCGCCCTGCTCGGGGAAGCCGACCCGGCCGCGATCGTGCTGCACTGCCTGCCCGCGCACCGGGGCGAGGAGATCACGGACGAGGTTTTCGACGGCCCGGCGAGCGCGCTCTTCGATGAAGCGGAGAATCGTCTGCACGCCCAGAAGGCGCTGCTGACATACCTTCTCACCGTATCGGAGACGTCATCATGA